Below is a genomic region from Granulicella sp. L56.
TAGTGATTGTGATGGACGATGAAGGGGGCCTCGACTGCCTCCCAGTTCGCTGGCAGATTTGGCGGCGCAGGTTCGGGATTCGCAGGCTTGGCGCGGCGCGCGAGTGAGTAGAGGCGAGTGTCTGAGGTGGAGAGCTTGCCGGTCTTGTCGTCGAGGCGGCGCATCTTGATGCCGTCCCAGAAGCTGCCGAACGCAAGCCAGTCGTGGCCGTGCTCGTCGCGGACGAAGTTGGGATCGATGGCGTTGAAGTTGTCGGCGGCTTTCGATTCGAGGATGAGGCCTTGATCGACCCAGCGATAGTCAGGGCTGGCGAAGTCGAGTGTCTTGTTGGTGGCGAGTGCGATGCCCGAGGTATTTTTGCCGAAAAGAGAGTAGGCGTAATAGAGCCGGTACTCGCCGTTGACAAAGGAGATGTCGGGCGCCCATAACTCTTCGGTGCCGGGGCTGCGCTGGTGAATCCATGCAGGGATGGTACCGAAGACCTGGCCGCAGGCCTTCCACTGATGCAGATCGTTGGAGCAGCGAACTGCAAACTGGCCACCGTCGGGCGCTTTGCCAGTAGCGAAGACGTACCAGGTGTTGCCCTCTTTGATGGTGGAAGGGTCGTGCGTGCCGGGCGCATCTCCGGTGAGCGTAAGCGCCTTTTGCGCGAGAGCTGAGACGGAGACTGCAAGGAACAATGTTGCGGCGGCTAAGTACGACAACCCTCGTCTGCTTTTCTGCCTCATCGATACTCCTTTCGAACCTGTTTAGAATGACAAGGGAACCGGCCCTTCGTTCTTATTGTTCTCCCGCCCTCTCCACAAAACACGTCATCTCGACCGGAGCGAAGCGCAGTGGAGAGACCCCTGTATTTCGTCTTTGCTTGTCCACTA
It encodes:
- a CDS encoding arabinan endo-1,5-alpha-L-arabinosidase; this encodes MRQKSRRGLSYLAAATLFLAVSVSALAQKALTLTGDAPGTHDPSTIKEGNTWYVFATGKAPDGGQFAVRCSNDLHQWKACGQVFGTIPAWIHQRSPGTEELWAPDISFVNGEYRLYYAYSLFGKNTSGIALATNKTLDFASPDYRWVDQGLILESKAADNFNAIDPNFVRDEHGHDWLAFGSFWDGIKMRRLDDKTGKLSTSDTRLYSLARRAKPANPEPAPPNLPANWEAVEAPFIVHHNHYYYLFTSWDLCCRGTKSTYKTMVGRAKSVTGPYLDKTGKPLTEGGGTELLIANARWLGPGGESILMDPKGDDLIVFHAYDAKTGKPSMQLSTIDWTGDWPHAQLGQ